The DNA region AATTCTTGCGGTTTTGGCGCATCCAGAATAAATACACGATTTTCCTCGCGGCGTGTCTTTTCTTGCATGACTACAGTATCCGCACCTGCTGGGATCACCGCGCCTGTGAAAATCCGCGCGGCTTGTCCTGGTTGAATTGTAGACTTCGGTTGATACCCAGCCGGAATATCTTCAACAATTTCTAAAACGGCTGGGTTTACGCTGCTATGCTGTACATCTTCGTAGCGAACTGCGTAGCCATCCATTGCCGAATTATCCCAATGGGGAAAATCTAGCGGACTGGTGACAGGCACTGCCAAAATCCGACTATCTGCTACTAATAAATCGACAACTTCTGTATCACGCTGATGATCCAACGGTTGTACTAAATTTAAAATAATTGCTTGTGCATCGCTGACTGATACCATAGCGATCGCCTCCGACTTTTTTATCCCTTTGACCAATTTTAGATTTTAAATAATGGAATTGAATTTCTGCTTGAGGTTAAATCCCAATGCCTCTCTGCACTGCCTTCATCAATTAAACTGGTTCAGAAAATCGCTCATCTAGACGGCGAAACAAATACAGCCAAAGCGGTAGAGAACTATTAATCGCAATTAGGCGTATTAAATGACCAGTTGTGACAATCTCAACATTATGATTCAATGCCAGGGAAACTAAGATCATTTCTGCTGATCCTCCTGGTGCTGTGACTAAAAGACAGGTTAACCAGTCCCAAGAGGTTAATTGCATCGCAAGTATAGCAGCGATCGCTCCCGCTATTAGGGTCATTCCCACAGACATTAAGGCATAAACGACAGTCCGCTTTCTAAAGTTGGGTTTGTCTCCCCAATACTCACCAATAGTAATTCCCAGGAGCATTTGACCCAATAAGTTAATTATTGGCGGCGGATTAAAGCTAATATCACCTACAAAAGGTAGCCAATGTAGCAAAGGATTAAACCCGATACCAATTAATAATGCACCAAAGAAATCGCCAGCCGGAATTTTAAATAATATAGCTGGATAAACTACTAATCCAGTAATTACCAGTACTAACAAGAGTAATTCTAGTTGCGATGGATCGAAATTGAGCCAAGCAGCATTGATTGGGAGTGTTTGCGCATAGTAATTACCAGTTGATGTCTTAGCGATGAAAGGAATTAGAATAACTACTGAGGTGACGCGAATCGCCTGAACTAAGGCAACCAAGCTCACATTTTTATTGTAATCGGCGGCGATCGCTGCCATAATTCCAACACCACCAGGAACTGTAGCCAGCATTGCTGTTAATAAGTTGGTTTTGCTAAGGCGGGAGTAAATATAACCAATACAGCTTCCACTCAGCAGCAAAAACAAGGTAAGCAAAAGAAATATGGGAATACCAGAAGCAACACTAGCTAGATTCCCGTGAGCATTGGAAGCACCAACAGTTAAGCCTACAAGTGCCATTCCCACCTTTCTTGCAGTACGGTTAGGTTGGGGAGAATATTGATAAAAAATTCGACACCCTTGAAGAACCAATGTACCAGCAGCAATCCCGCCAAATATCCAGGCAATTCTACCAATTTGGAACTTTGCCAGGAGTAAACCCAGAGGTAATGCCAGAAGCATTTCCAAGACAAGGACAATTAATTGCTTTGTAAATAGCTGTTGTTTGCTAGCAACGGGATTTTCATGAGTGTGTTCTTCCAGGTTGGGAGCAACACTTAGGCTTTGATTCATCTATGATGGGCTTTTTTATTAATTTAACTTATGTACTTAAGCTAGGGCGATCGCATAAAACAACTAGTACAGCGCGGCGTAAATAAACCACCCATTCCAAATCAATAAAACTCTTACGCTGTATTCATTTTGACTTTTGACTTTTGACTTTTGCGTTCTGTCTTGCAGTACTAGGTCTAAATTTACCGCGTGTTGCCTGCAAACAAAAATGCCTATAGAGAGAGGATAGGGGCACAACGATCGTTGTACCCCTACAAATAATTTATATTCCTTTCTATGATTCAGCCGTTTAATCTTCGTCAAGGGCTGGGAAAGCTTCTTCAAGCTGCCACAACCTATCTTTATTTTCAACAAACCAGATACGAGTTTCTGGAGTTAATTTACTCCAAATGGCTTCAACAGGGATGTGAGGAGATGCATATTGGTACTGCTGACCAAGTGATTTGAGATTGTCAGCCACATCACGGGGAATTCCGAATTGTTCCCAGTCAACTGTGATGTTTCTTCCCGAAACTCCGGCTGTGGGGTCGAAAATCAATTGTGCTGATCTGATTAAATC from Nostoc commune NIES-4072 includes:
- a CDS encoding AbrB family transcriptional regulator; protein product: MNQSLSVAPNLEEHTHENPVASKQQLFTKQLIVLVLEMLLALPLGLLLAKFQIGRIAWIFGGIAAGTLVLQGCRIFYQYSPQPNRTARKVGMALVGLTVGASNAHGNLASVASGIPIFLLLTLFLLLSGSCIGYIYSRLSKTNLLTAMLATVPGGVGIMAAIAADYNKNVSLVALVQAIRVTSVVILIPFIAKTSTGNYYAQTLPINAAWLNFDPSQLELLLLVLVITGLVVYPAILFKIPAGDFFGALLIGIGFNPLLHWLPFVGDISFNPPPIINLLGQMLLGITIGEYWGDKPNFRKRTVVYALMSVGMTLIAGAIAAILAMQLTSWDWLTCLLVTAPGGSAEMILVSLALNHNVEIVTTGHLIRLIAINSSLPLWLYLFRRLDERFSEPV